A section of the Oncorhynchus nerka isolate Pitt River linkage group LG3, Oner_Uvic_2.0, whole genome shotgun sequence genome encodes:
- the LOC115101794 gene encoding urokinase plasminogen activator surface receptor-like has translation MHLIVPILVCVLLPKAYSLKCFECTPGACTNKQIDCLNPGQCGNSWIISYAGDRKILDINTKSCAVSAGCLSSSMNFGITRTTIASKCCNTDLCNSQNVPEPTKGLPNGKTCFTCIGTDCMSTLSCLGDEDHCISTTVNTGGEKISMKGCASKTICTGDVSRALGSTMSTEMNCCEGNLCNNAQSIGLSLLILVTSMVSVTLFY, from the exons CATATTCCCTCAAATGCTTTGAGTGCACACCAGGAGCATGCACCAACAAGCAGATTGACTGTCTTAATCCAGGCCAATGTGGAAACTCGTGGATCATATCCTATGCGG GTGATAGAAAAATATTGGATATCAACACGAAGTCTTGCGCGGTGTCTGCTGGGTGTCTCAGTTCATCAATGAACTTCGGAATCACGCGCACAACGATCGCCAGCAAATGCTGCAATACGGACCTCTGCAACTCCCAAAACGTCCCTG AGCCCACTAAAGGCCTTCCTAATGGCAAGACATGCTTCACCTGTATCGGAACGGACTGCATGAGCACTCTGAGCTGCTTGGGAGACGAGGACCACTGCATCTCAACAACAG TAAACACGGGTGGTGAGAAGATATCAATGAAGGGATGTGCCTCCAAGACCATCTGTACGGGAGACGTGTCACGAGCACTGGGGTCCACCATGAGCACGGAGATGAATTGCTGCGAGGGCAACCTGTGTAACAACGCCCAGAGCATCGGACTGAGCCTCCTGATCCTGGTGACATCCATGGTTTCTGTCACCCTGTTCTACTGA